The window GTTGACCGGGGCCTCGAAGCCGGGGACCAGGCGGTGGTACGAGTTCACCGTCGGGTTCGTGAAGGCCAGCAGCGACGGGGCGTGCTTGAGGATGCCGCCGATGTAGTAGCGGGCGGTGTCCGACAGGCCCGCGTAGCCCGCCTCGTCGTAGAACAGCGGGGAACCGCCGGTCCACAGCGACTGGTGGACGTGCATGCCCGAGCCGTTGTCACCGAAGATCGGCTTCGGCATGAAGGTCGCGGTCTTGCCGTTGCGCCAGGCGACGTTCTTCACGATGTACTTGAAGAGCTGGAGGTCGTCGGCCGCGGCGAGCAGCGTGTTGAACTTGTAGTTGATCTCGGCCTGGCCGGCGGTGCCGACCTCGTGGTGCTGGCGCTCGACCTGGAGGCCGGACTTGGCCAGCTCCAGGGAGATCTCGGCACGCAGGTCGGCGAAGTGGTCGACCGGCGGGGTCGGGAAGTACCCGCCCTTGTAGCGGACCTTGTAACCACGGTTGTCCTCGACGGCGCCGGTGTTCCAGGCACCCGCCTCGGAGTCGATGTGGTAGAAGGCCTCGTTCGACTTGGTGTCGAAGCGCACGCTGTCGAAGACGTAGAACTCGGCCTCGGGGCCGAAGTACGCGGTGTCGGCGATCCCGGTCGACGCGAGGTACGCCTCCGCCTTCTTCGCCACGTTGCGCGGGTCACGGGAGTACTGCTCGCCCGTGATCGGGTCGTGGATGAAGAAGTTGATGTTGACCGTCTTGTCGCGGCGGAAGGGGTCGACGCGCGCGGTGGACAGGTCGGCGCGGAGCGCCATGTCGGACTCGTGGATGGCCTGGAAGCCGCGGATGGAGGAGCCGTCGAAGGCCAGTTCCTCGGTCGGGTCGAAGGCCTCTGCAGGCAGTGTGAAGTGCTGCATCACACCCGGCAGGTCGCAGAAGCGGACGTCGACGAACTTGACGTCCTCGTCCTTGATGAACTTCTTGGCCTCGTCGGCGTTCTGGAACATCCAGCTCCTCCTACTCCCGCCCACTTCGGACCGGGGTGGTAGTTCGTTCGTGCGGCCAGTGCGGTGGCACACGCTGATCCCGACCTTAGGGACGGGTGGTTTCTCAAGCGTGACCCATTTGTTTCGCCCAAGTTAACCGGACCCGGCCCGTCGCACCCCACCTGTCCGCATGGCAAAACGGGCGCAGTACCTTGGACGGGTGGACAACAGGCAAGTAATCGGATCGTGGCTCTCCGGACCCCGCGCGGCCGCGGAGGAAGCCGGTGCCGACTTCGGATACCGCGGCGAGCAGCTGGGTCTGCCCGAGTCCGGCCCCGGATCGATCGCGCGCCCGGGACGGCGTCTGGGCGCCCTGGCCGTCGACTGGGGCCTGTGCCTCTTGATCGCATACGGCCTGATCACCGACAGCTACAACAGGGCGGCCCAGGTCTGGGCACCGATCATCCTGTTCACGCTGATCGTCCTCACTCTCGGCACGATCGGCTGCACACCGGGCAAGCGGCTCTTCGGCCTGCGGGTGGTCACCCTGGCCACCGGTCGTGTCCATCCGCTGCGCGCCCTGCTGCGCACGATCCTGCTGTTCCTCGCCCTCCCGGCCCTGATCTGGGACCGCGACGGGCGCGGGCTGCACGACCGTATGGCCGGCACGGTCGAGATCAGGGTCTGACCGCCATTCGGGTCAGCTCACCCGCAGCTCGCACGAGCGCACCGCGACAGGTCTTCGAGAGCCGTGATGCGTGGGGCCCCGGAACCGATCGGTTCCGGGGCCCCTCGCATCACGCCGTACGCACCTCGCCGTATACGTGCCCGGCCCGACGGAAACGGGGCTCTCCGCGACCGTCGGTGGTCGCGGAGAGCCCCGTATCACTGGAGCCGGTGGCAGTGCGGGTGTGGCCGCTAGCGCATCTTGCCGCCGCGCGGCATCCGCATGCCCTTGGGCATCGGGCCCTTGGGGAGCGGCATGTTGCTCATCAGGTCGCCGAGAGCGCGCAGCCGGTCGTTGGTCGCGGTCACCTGCGGGCCGGTCAGGACCCGCGGGAGCTTCATCATCGTCGTGCGGAGCTTCTTCAGCTCGACCTGGCCCTCACCCGTGCCGACGAGGATGTCGTGCACCGGCACGTCCGCGACGATGCGGGCCATCTTCTTCTTCTCGGCGGCCAGCAGGCTCTTCACCCGGTTCGGGTTGCCCTCGGCCACCAGCACGATGCCGGCCTTGCCGACGGCCCGGTGGACCACGTCCTGGCTGCGGTTCATCGCCACGGCCGGAGTCGTCGTCCAGCCGCGCCCGACATTGTCGAGCACCGCCGCCGCCGCGCCCGGCTGGCCCTCCATCTGCCCGAAGGCCGCACGCTCGGCGCGGCGTCCGAAGACGATCGCCGTCGCGAGGAAAGCCAGCAGCAGGCCGAGAATTCCGAGATAGATCGGGTACCCGATCAAAAAACCGATCGCGAGGAAGACACCGAGGGTGACGATTCCGACAGCCGCGAGTACAAGACCGATCTTGGAATCGGCCTTGCGGGTCATCTTGTAAGTCAGGGCGATCTGCTTGAGCCGCCCGGGGTTCGCAGCGTCCGCTGCGGGTTCCTTCCTCGCCATGCCGTGAAGTCTACGTGGCGCCACAAGCGCCGACGACGCCGGTGCCGGGTCGGCCCGCGTCACGCGGCTCCGTGTCGGGTCCCCGACGCGCCCCGCGCTCAGGGGCGGACGACGAAGGACTGCTCCAGGACGCGCTGCGCCTCGCCCCGGTCCTTGGCGCGGCGGCGGTCCTCCAGGACGGAGGTCCAGGCGTTGCGGCGGGCCGTGCGCTGGCCGCTGCTGAGGAGCAGGGATTCGACGGCACGGAGTGCATCGGTGAACGACGGAATCGCGGTGGCGCGTACGGGCGCTGCCTGCATGATGGAGGTCCCCCCTCGGGACGATGGCTCTGGCTCGGGCTCTACGGGGTGTAAGACCAGGGTCACTGAATGGTGTTACCAGGGCGTGACCGGCCGGTCAAACGCCAATGAAGCCTTGCTGTGCATGCCTGAAACGCCGACGCGGCCCTGACAGGGCCCCCATCTGCGGGGACGGTCGGGACCGCGTCCTATTGGCCATTACTCGCGAGTAGTGACTTGTGCGCTGATTCACACATTCGTCTGGCACTGCGTGCCATCCGGTGGGGCGCCGGGTGCGGCTCAGAGAGCCTGCGAGGCGACGTACGATCCGCGCTTCTCGATCGCCATCTGGTAGAGACGGCCGGCCCGGTACGAGGAGCGGACCAGCGGGCCCGACATGACACCGGAGAAGCCGATCTGGTCGGCCTCGTCCTTCAGCTCCACGAACTCGTGCGGTTTCACCCAGCGCTCCACGGGGTGGTGGCGCACGGAGGGCCGCAGGTACTGCGTGATGGTGACGAGCTCGCAGCCCGCCTCGTGCAGCTGGCGCAGGGCCTCGCTGACCTCTTCGCGGGTCTCGCCCATGCCGAGGATCAGGTTCGACTTCGTGACCAGACCGTAGTCGCGGGCCTCCGTGATGACCTTCAGCGAGCGCTCGTAGCGGAAGCCGGGGCGGATGCGCTTGAAGATGCGGGGGACCGTCTCCACGTTGTGTGCGAAGACCTCCGGGCGGGAGGAGAAGACCTCGGCGAGCTGGGCCGGCTCGGCGTTGAAGTCCGGGGCGAGGAGCTCGACCTTGGTCCGGCCCTCGGCGCGGTCCGTGGTCTGCTGGTGGATCTGGCGGACCGTCTCCGCGTAGAGCCAGGCGCCGCCGTCGTCGAGGTCGTCACGGGCGACGCCGGTGATGGTCGCGTAGTTGAGGTCCATGGTGACCACGGACTCGCCCACGCGGCGGGGCTCGTCGCGGTCCAGCGCCTCGGGCTTGCCCGTGTCGATCTGGCAGAAGTCGCAGCGCCTCGTGCACTGGTCGCCACCGATGAGGAACGTGGCCTCGCGGTCCTCCCAGCACTCGTAGATGTTGGGGCAGCCCGCCTCCTGGCAGACCGTGTGCAGGCCCTCGCTCTTCACGAGGTTCTGCATCTTCGTGTACTCGGGACCCATTTTCGCCCGGGTCTTGATCCACTCGGGCTTGCGCTCGATGGGGGTCTGGGCGTTCCGGACCTCCAGGCGCAGCATCTTGCGTCCGTCGGGTGCGACTGCGGACACATCGGCTCCCTGTAGCTTCGATTCTTCGGCGTACACCAGGGTACGCCCGTGCGGTTCTCGGCCCCCGGGGTGGGCAACCTTCGGGAACGGGGGTGCAT of the Streptomyces aurantiacus genome contains:
- the glnA gene encoding type I glutamate--ammonia ligase, translating into MFQNADEAKKFIKDEDVKFVDVRFCDLPGVMQHFTLPAEAFDPTEELAFDGSSIRGFQAIHESDMALRADLSTARVDPFRRDKTVNINFFIHDPITGEQYSRDPRNVAKKAEAYLASTGIADTAYFGPEAEFYVFDSVRFDTKSNEAFYHIDSEAGAWNTGAVEDNRGYKVRYKGGYFPTPPVDHFADLRAEISLELAKSGLQVERQHHEVGTAGQAEINYKFNTLLAAADDLQLFKYIVKNVAWRNGKTATFMPKPIFGDNGSGMHVHQSLWTGGSPLFYDEAGYAGLSDTARYYIGGILKHAPSLLAFTNPTVNSYHRLVPGFEAPVNLVYSQRNRSAAMRIPITGSNPKAKRVEFRAPDSSGNPYLAFSALLLAGLDGIKNKIEPAEPIDKDLYELAPEEHAGVAQVPTSLPAVLDRLEADHEFLLAGDVFTSDLIETWIDYKRTNEIAPLQLRPHPHEFELYYDV
- a CDS encoding RDD family protein; translation: MDNRQVIGSWLSGPRAAAEEAGADFGYRGEQLGLPESGPGSIARPGRRLGALAVDWGLCLLIAYGLITDSYNRAAQVWAPIILFTLIVLTLGTIGCTPGKRLFGLRVVTLATGRVHPLRALLRTILLFLALPALIWDRDGRGLHDRMAGTVEIRV
- a CDS encoding DUF4191 domain-containing protein; the protein is MARKEPAADAANPGRLKQIALTYKMTRKADSKIGLVLAAVGIVTLGVFLAIGFLIGYPIYLGILGLLLAFLATAIVFGRRAERAAFGQMEGQPGAAAAVLDNVGRGWTTTPAVAMNRSQDVVHRAVGKAGIVLVAEGNPNRVKSLLAAEKKKMARIVADVPVHDILVGTGEGQVELKKLRTTMMKLPRVLTGPQVTATNDRLRALGDLMSNMPLPKGPMPKGMRMPRGGKMR
- a CDS encoding SCO2195 family GlnR-regulated protein, giving the protein MQAAPVRATAIPSFTDALRAVESLLLSSGQRTARRNAWTSVLEDRRRAKDRGEAQRVLEQSFVVRP
- the lipA gene encoding lipoyl synthase: MSAVAPDGRKMLRLEVRNAQTPIERKPEWIKTRAKMGPEYTKMQNLVKSEGLHTVCQEAGCPNIYECWEDREATFLIGGDQCTRRCDFCQIDTGKPEALDRDEPRRVGESVVTMDLNYATITGVARDDLDDGGAWLYAETVRQIHQQTTDRAEGRTKVELLAPDFNAEPAQLAEVFSSRPEVFAHNVETVPRIFKRIRPGFRYERSLKVITEARDYGLVTKSNLILGMGETREEVSEALRQLHEAGCELVTITQYLRPSVRHHPVERWVKPHEFVELKDEADQIGFSGVMSGPLVRSSYRAGRLYQMAIEKRGSYVASQAL